The Sorghum bicolor cultivar BTx623 chromosome 6, Sorghum_bicolor_NCBIv3, whole genome shotgun sequence genome contains the following window.
ACTGACGTGAGCTCTAGTGCCCCCGCCACCGTACCACCCCACCTAGGCAACACCTCCTTCTGTTGCCGTTATCACTAAATCGACTTCTTGTCTAGTCAACACCACTGCCACTCCAACTACTTGACTGACCTCTCTTATCTCATCGTCAAGCAGTGCCCTCCCCCCGATCTCGTCGCCACTGTTATCGCCGGTTCGACATCCTCTCCCGTGACCCCCTCCTAAATCATAgaactctcccccccccccccactctCTCCTTCTCCGAAACCACAAACCCTAGCATCAACAAACTTTTCTTccctgttggctgatttgttatgagagaaaaacactgttgaatagtggcagattcggctgataagctcaagcgaacaagccGGTCCCATGAATATTGGCCGGTCCTGGTAAAGAATTTCAGAACAAAGGAAAAAAAGATTTGACGTGGTCTTTGTATGTTTTACCAGTAGCCATTCAATGGGTGTATTCATTTTCTCACTGAAACCTCTCCAACCCCAACAGTAAATGAGCATGACGATTGACCAAGACCTCCTCCCTCTCGTCTTCTTCTCCGCCCTTCTATAAAACATGGCAACAGAACAGAGCGGCAAGGCCAGCTCCCGCCCGGCCACTCGAGACTCGAGAGCGGCACAATGCCTCCCTCCCTGCACCCTCCCCACCTCCACTTCCACAAGCTcaagcgccgccgccaccaccccgCCGCCATGGCCAAGAAGAGCCTGGCCGCCATCCTCTACAAGTTCCGCGACGTGCACGCGCGCCCGCCCTCTGCGgcctcgccgccggcgccgtcgaCCCCGTCCGCGCACTACGCCCAGCGCTGctacccgccgccgccgtccgcgtGGCCCTGGCCGTCGTGCCGGCACCCGCGCACCAGCTCGTTCCGCGGGcccaaggacgacgacgccGCGGTGTTCCGGACCCTGAACAGCGTCTACGACACGACCTCGGAGCAGTTCCTCCGGCGCTCATCGTCCATCGATGTGGCGGCGTGCGTCGACCGGAGCCCCCTGTCGTTGCTCGGAGAGGCCGTTGCCGTCGCGGAGCAGGTGGACGAGGAGGACAAGGAGACGGAGCTGCGTGAGACGGCCGTCGTGCGCGGCATGCGTTCGGAGAGGCTGTTCTTCGAGCCGGCCGGCGCAGAGTTCTTGCCCAAGAAGCAGGTAACGCATTCTGCACGTCTTCTTGTCCCGTCCGTCGTCCGACGAGAAGGCACCATTCGAGCCGGTCGGTTCTGATTCTAACTCGACAGAGGTTTCAGGGAGTG
Protein-coding sequences here:
- the LOC8072997 gene encoding transcription repressor OFP13 isoform X1, giving the protein MPPSLHPPHLHFHKLKRRRHHPAAMAKKSLAAILYKFRDVHARPPSAASPPAPSTPSAHYAQRCYPPPPSAWPWPSCRHPRTSSFRGPKDDDAAVFRTLNSVYDTTSEQFLRRSSSIDVAACVDRSPLSLLGEAVAVAEQVDEEDKETELRETAVVRGMRSERLFFEPAGAEFLPKKQRFQGVTPARGKNEAATAAVAVAGVNSEEPATTDAPRDRDESAAEAVAAKGSSAVVVTVESKDPYGDFRASMAEMVAAHGLRDWEALEELLAWYLKLNAKGVHAAIVGAFIDLLVTMQPQASSPPSLPSQSPSSSCITFEEYSSATFDEEDGKS
- the LOC8072997 gene encoding transcription repressor OFP13 isoform X2, coding for MPPSLHPPHLHFHKLKRRRHHPAAMAKKSLAAILYKFRDVHARPPSAASPPAPSTPSAHYAQRCYPPPPSAWPWPSCRHPRTSSFRGPKDDDAAVFRTLNSVYDTTSEQFLRRSSSIDVAACVDRSPLSLLGEAVAVAEQVDEEDKETELRETAVVRGMRSERLFFEPAGAEFLPKKQGVTPARGKNEAATAAVAVAGVNSEEPATTDAPRDRDESAAEAVAAKGSSAVVVTVESKDPYGDFRASMAEMVAAHGLRDWEALEELLAWYLKLNAKGVHAAIVGAFIDLLVTMQPQASSPPSLPSQSPSSSCITFEEYSSATFDEEDGKS